The sequence AGGACTTAAGACGCCAGCACGGCGAACTGCTGGATATCGTAACCGAGATGTCCGCCTTGCTCAATGAAGACGCGTTAAAGGAGGAGGCGGGCCCGATAAGGTCGCTCCTGTCGAAGTTCGCGGCCAAGCTGTCTACCCATCTTAAGATGGAAGACATAAAACTCTACCCAGTGCTCATCGACAACGCGGACGAGAAGGTCCGCTCCGTCGCCAACGACTTCATGGAAGAGATGGGCGGCCTGAAAGACGCCTTCGGCAAGTACCTGGATAACTGGCCGACCGTCCCGAAGATACAGAAAGACCCCGCGGGCTTCGTCACCCAAACCAAAGGGATTTTCGAAGCGCTCGGGAAAAGGATCGAAAGAGAAGACAACCAGCTCTACAAAATATTCGATAATCTGAAAGCCTGAGGGGGGCTGAGACCCCTTTCAGTTACGGGCCTTCGGCCCGTAACTCCCAACGACCTTTACACAAAACTGAAACCCATGTCACAGGGCCCCCACCACCTCCACTCCTTATCTTCCAGGCCGTAGACTTTCCTGCCTGATTCAGTACATGTTCACGACCGCATCATGGCTGATAACAAAC comes from Thermodesulfobacteriota bacterium and encodes:
- a CDS encoding hemerythrin domain-containing protein, which translates into the protein MIRTEDLRRQHGELLDIVTEMSALLNEDALKEEAGPIRSLLSKFAAKLSTHLKMEDIKLYPVLIDNADEKVRSVANDFMEEMGGLKDAFGKYLDNWPTVPKIQKDPAGFVTQTKGIFEALGKRIEREDNQLYKIFDNLKA